A part of Limihaloglobus sulfuriphilus genomic DNA contains:
- a CDS encoding biotin/lipoyl-containing protein translates to MAKKDIDVMITAFRDGFQSVFGARVFTKDFLPAVEATKEAGITHFEAGGGARFQSLFFYCNENAFDMMDQFRQTAGPDANLQTLARGINVVGLESQSSDVIDLHAKMFKKHGITTIRNFDALNDVNNLVYSGQCIKNHGLRHEISVTMMELPPGCEGAHTAEFYIDILKQILAADVEFDSVCFKDASGTSVPKKVYETITAAKKILPSEVQLRFHTHETAGCGVTCYKAALEGGADGVDLSMAPCSGGTAQTDIATMWHALRGTDFDLGIDIDKLLKAEEVFKDCMKEYFIPPEAKMVEPMIPWSPMPGGALTANTQMMRDNNLMDKYPDCIRAMSEVVRRGGFGTSVTPVSQFYFQQAFNNVMFGKWEKIADGYGKMVLGYFGKTPIEPDPEIVKIASEQLGLEPTTKDPRQINDEDPTKGVEVAKKLLKDNGITDLSEENIFIAATCKDKGIQFLKGEAKVGVRKNAAEKKASTGSSDANCFNVKIDNKNYKVTLKGSQAVVNGKTYNYEASECDYEDNGKGSNATGQTDTVKAKLPGSVIKILVSEGDSVESGQTIMILEAMKMETEVKAMVSGTIEQIPVKVGDQVTADQVLVEINL, encoded by the coding sequence ATGGCTAAAAAAGATATCGATGTAATGATAACAGCTTTCCGTGACGGCTTCCAGTCCGTTTTCGGTGCTCGTGTATTCACAAAAGATTTCCTCCCGGCAGTCGAGGCAACCAAAGAAGCCGGCATTACTCACTTCGAGGCAGGCGGCGGGGCGCGTTTCCAGTCGCTTTTCTTCTACTGTAATGAAAACGCTTTTGATATGATGGACCAGTTCCGTCAGACAGCCGGGCCGGATGCAAACCTGCAAACACTTGCCCGCGGCATCAACGTCGTAGGTCTTGAGTCACAGTCCTCTGACGTGATTGATTTGCACGCGAAGATGTTCAAGAAGCACGGCATAACGACAATTCGAAACTTTGATGCCTTAAATGATGTCAACAACCTGGTTTACAGCGGTCAGTGCATAAAGAATCACGGTCTTCGCCATGAAATCAGTGTAACAATGATGGAGCTGCCCCCCGGATGTGAGGGTGCACACACAGCAGAGTTTTATATTGATATCCTCAAGCAGATACTCGCTGCGGATGTTGAATTTGATTCTGTATGCTTCAAAGACGCGTCGGGAACATCAGTTCCTAAAAAGGTTTATGAGACTATTACTGCAGCGAAAAAGATTCTCCCTTCAGAGGTTCAGCTGCGTTTCCATACTCATGAAACTGCCGGCTGCGGCGTTACCTGCTACAAGGCGGCACTTGAGGGCGGCGCTGACGGTGTGGATTTGTCGATGGCTCCATGCTCCGGCGGCACGGCTCAGACCGATATCGCAACAATGTGGCACGCACTACGCGGCACAGATTTTGATCTGGGAATTGATATTGACAAACTTCTCAAGGCAGAAGAAGTATTCAAGGACTGCATGAAAGAATACTTCATTCCGCCGGAGGCGAAGATGGTAGAGCCGATGATACCCTGGTCACCAATGCCCGGCGGCGCTCTTACGGCAAATACCCAGATGATGCGTGATAACAACCTAATGGATAAATACCCCGACTGCATCAGGGCGATGAGCGAAGTAGTCCGCAGGGGCGGTTTCGGCACATCAGTTACGCCGGTATCGCAGTTCTATTTCCAGCAGGCGTTTAACAATGTAATGTTCGGCAAATGGGAAAAGATCGCCGACGGCTACGGCAAGATGGTTCTGGGCTACTTCGGCAAGACACCGATCGAGCCGGATCCTGAGATCGTCAAGATCGCCTCCGAGCAGCTTGGCCTTGAGCCGACGACTAAAGACCCGCGTCAGATAAACGACGAAGACCCGACTAAGGGTGTAGAAGTAGCTAAGAAGCTGCTTAAAGATAACGGTATTACAGACCTCAGCGAAGAGAACATCTTCATCGCGGCAACCTGCAAAGACAAAGGTATTCAGTTCCTTAAGGGTGAGGCCAAGGTTGGTGTTCGTAAAAATGCAGCTGAGAAAAAGGCCTCCACAGGCTCTTCTGATGCAAACTGCTTCAATGTAAAAATCGATAACAAGAACTACAAGGTAACCCTCAAAGGCTCACAGGCCGTAGTAAACGGCAAGACCTACAACTATGAGGCTTCAGAGTGCGATTATGAAGACAACGGCAAGGGCTCAAACGCTACCGGCCAGACAGATACAGTCAAAGCCAAACTGCCCGGCTCCGTTATCAAGATTCTCGTCAGCGAAGGCGATTCGGTTGAAAGCGGCCAGACAATCATGATCCTTGAGGCGATGAAGATGGAAACCGAGGTCAAGGCTATGGTCTCGGGAACTATCGAGCAAATCCCCGTAAAGGTCGGTGACCAGGTTACCGCGGATCAGGTTCTTGTAGAGATCAATTTATAA
- a CDS encoding sodium ion-translocating decarboxylase subunit beta codes for METEPQKGFLPVGLSQVIMILVGLVLLFLAIRKGFEPLLLVPIGFGCILANIPMAGIAEPGLPGNPDGFLYIIYDMGVKTGLFPLLIFMGVGAMTDFGPLIANPKTALLGAAAQFGIFATLLGALAVTPLGFSIQDAAAIGIIGGADGPTAIFLAGRLAPDLLGAIAVAAYSYMALVPVIQPPIMRLLTSKEERMIEMKQLRHVSKVEKIVFPLVVLGLCAFLLPSACPLIGALMFGNLCKECGVVNRLSETMQNSLINIVTIMLGLAVGSKLAYDKFLNWQTVGILLLGIIAFGIGTATGILLAKLMNKLSKEQINPLIGSAGVSAVPMAARVANKVGLESNPNNFLLMHAMGPNVAGVIGSAVAAGVLLALCG; via the coding sequence ATGGAGACTGAGCCGCAGAAAGGTTTTCTGCCTGTGGGGCTAAGTCAGGTTATAATGATTCTTGTTGGTCTTGTTCTGCTGTTTCTGGCGATCCGAAAAGGCTTTGAGCCGCTGCTGCTGGTTCCGATAGGTTTCGGCTGTATTCTGGCAAATATTCCAATGGCGGGTATTGCTGAGCCGGGGCTTCCGGGCAACCCTGACGGATTCCTGTATATCATATACGATATGGGTGTAAAGACGGGGCTTTTCCCGCTGCTGATATTCATGGGTGTTGGTGCGATGACTGATTTCGGTCCGCTGATTGCCAACCCCAAAACCGCGCTTCTCGGTGCCGCGGCCCAGTTCGGCATCTTCGCGACACTGCTGGGGGCACTTGCTGTAACCCCGCTTGGCTTCTCTATTCAGGATGCTGCCGCGATCGGCATAATCGGAGGTGCGGACGGCCCGACGGCCATTTTCCTGGCGGGCAGGCTTGCGCCGGATCTGCTTGGAGCTATCGCCGTGGCGGCCTACTCATATATGGCGCTTGTGCCGGTGATTCAGCCGCCGATCATGAGACTTCTCACAAGCAAAGAAGAACGCATGATCGAGATGAAACAGCTCAGGCACGTCAGCAAGGTTGAGAAGATTGTATTCCCGCTGGTTGTTCTCGGTCTTTGCGCGTTTTTGCTTCCGTCGGCGTGTCCGCTGATTGGTGCATTGATGTTCGGCAACCTCTGTAAAGAGTGCGGCGTAGTCAACAGACTCTCCGAAACCATGCAGAATTCATTGATAAATATTGTTACCATTATGCTCGGGCTTGCAGTAGGTTCAAAACTTGCTTATGACAAGTTCCTTAACTGGCAGACTGTAGGAATCCTGCTGCTTGGTATTATCGCTTTCGGTATAGGAACTGCAACCGGTATCCTGCTTGCGAAACTGATGAACAAGCTGAGCAAGGAGCAGATCAATCCGTTAATCGGTTCTGCCGGCGTCTCAGCCGTGCCGATGGCAGCCAGAGTTGCCAATAAGGTCGGTCTTGAGTCTAACCCGAATAACTTCCTGCTGATGCACGCAATGGGCCCCAACGTGGCGGGCGTGATTGGTTCTGCGGTTGCCGCGGGTGTTCTGCTTGCACTGTGCGGATAA
- the scpB gene encoding SMC-Scp complex subunit ScpB codes for MQEEPKGYEKDKASESEDSQIAAQDSPESRNEQIEDLNIPAREVDSDENEVLADNEAQTDSSDDCRIESELSIADQGSEDSLDGAPAEDSDENQQEGPASEVRPWSHGLDEDFGENDYPRPEIASVVEAILFASDEPVTLQKLMSVADISIANDVRAAVEMLNERYENCNSAFRIEKIAGGYQMLTHPVYKHWLLKLVNVRSETKLTQAALETLAIVAYKQPIIRADVEAIRGVSSGEMIRSLMTKGLVKITGRAEVVGRPMLYGTTKKFLEVFGLSSIKDLPKVEDLKNPGT; via the coding sequence ATGCAGGAAGAACCCAAAGGTTATGAAAAAGATAAGGCTTCTGAATCCGAAGATTCTCAGATTGCCGCTCAAGATAGCCCCGAGAGCCGGAATGAGCAGATAGAAGACCTGAATATACCTGCCCGGGAGGTTGATTCTGACGAGAACGAAGTTTTGGCGGACAATGAAGCCCAAACCGATTCTTCTGATGACTGCCGGATAGAATCAGAGCTCTCAATTGCTGATCAGGGCAGTGAGGATTCTCTGGACGGGGCCCCGGCCGAGGATTCAGACGAAAATCAGCAGGAAGGCCCCGCCTCCGAGGTGCGTCCCTGGAGTCACGGGCTTGATGAAGATTTTGGCGAGAATGACTATCCCCGCCCGGAAATAGCATCTGTAGTAGAGGCGATTCTCTTCGCTTCTGATGAGCCTGTAACACTGCAAAAGCTGATGAGTGTTGCTGATATAAGTATCGCCAATGATGTAAGAGCCGCTGTTGAGATGCTCAACGAGAGGTATGAAAACTGCAACAGCGCGTTCAGGATAGAAAAAATCGCAGGGGGCTACCAGATGCTCACGCATCCGGTATATAAGCACTGGCTGCTGAAACTGGTGAACGTACGCAGTGAAACAAAACTCACCCAGGCGGCACTCGAAACGCTGGCGATAGTGGCCTATAAACAGCCGATAATCAGGGCTGATGTTGAGGCGATTCGCGGCGTATCTTCCGGGGAGATGATACGCAGCCTGATGACAAAGGGTCTTGTCAAGATTACCGGCAGGGCAGAGGTTGTAGGGCGGCCAATGCTGTATGGGACTACCAAAAAATTCCTCGAGGTCTTCGGGCTTAGTTCCATCAAAGATCTGCCCAAGGTTGAAGACCTAAAAAATCCCGGCACATAA